taaacaatgtataGTTTACATAGCTCAACAGTAGTCTTGAGTGTCTTTCCTTATAGGTAACTGTCTCTGGCTTTGGATAGGCCTGGCCATCCATTATTCAGAATATTAGGCAGCGGGGCCCGCCGTGAAGTTTTTTGTTCCCTCGTGTCTTTTGTCTTCTGGTTTCCATGTGGCTTTGGTTCGGCTGTTCCGAACACCGGGAGCATCCCTGTTCAGTAGTTGCGTGTGGTTTTTTTCAGGAGTGGAGACAATGTCTGTCAGTGTGCACGAGAACCGCAAGTCCAGGGCCAGCAGTGGCTCCATCAACATCTACCTGTTCCACAAGTCCTCCTACGCGGACAGTGTCCTCACTCACCTGAACCTGTTACGCCAGCAGCGCCTCTTCACTGACGTCCTTCTCCACGCGGGCAACAGGACCTTCCCCTGTCACCGGGCCGTGCTGGCCGCGTGCAGCCGCTACTTCGAAGCCATGTTCAGCGGGGGCCTGAAAGAGAGCCAGGACAGTGAGGTCAACTTCGACAATTCCATCCATCCGGAAGTCTTGGAGCTGCTCCTCGACTATGCCTACTCCTCCCGGGTCATCatcaatgaagaaaatgcagaatCGCTCCTGGAAGCCGGCGACATGCTGGAGTTTCAGGACATCCGGGATGCGTGCGCCGAGTTCCTGGAAAAGAACCTGCACCCCACCAACTGCCTGGGCATGCTTCTGCTGTCCGACGCGCACCAGTGCACCAAACTCTACGAGCTGTCCTGGCGGATGTGTCTCAGCAACTTCCAGACCATCAGGAAGAACGAAGACTTCCTGCAGCTGCCCCAGGACATGGTAGTGCAGCTCTTGTCCAGTGAAGAGCTGGAGACCGAAGACGAAAGGCTTGTGTACGAGTCTGCAATTAACTGGATCAGCTACGACCTGAAGAAGCGCTACTGCTACCTCCCAGAGCTGTTGCAGACGGTGCGGCTGGCGCTGCTGCCGGCCATCTATCTCATGGAGAACGTGGCCATGGAAGAACTCATCACCAAGCAGAGGAAGAGCAAGGAGATCGTGGAAGAGGCCATCAGGTGCAAACTGAAAATCCTGCAGAATGACGGCGTGGTGACCAGCCTCTGTGCCCGGCCCCGGAAAActggccatgccctcttcctcTTGGGAGGACAGACTTTTATGTGTGACAAACTGTATCTGGTCGACCAGAAGGCCAAAGAGATCATTCCCAAGGCTGACATCCCAAGCCCGAGAAAAGAATTCAGTGCGTGTGCAATTGGCTGCAAAGTATACATTACTGGGGGCCGAGGGTCTGAGAATGGAGTCTCGAAAGACGTCTGGGTGTATGATACCCTGCATGAAGAGTGGTCCAAGGCGGCCCCCATGCTGGTGGCCAGGTTCGGCCACGGCTCTGCTGAACTCAAGCACTGCCTGTATGTGGTCGGGGGGCACACTGCTGCCACTGGCTgcctcccagcctccccctcAGTCTCTCTGAAGCAAGTGGAACACTATGACCCCACAACCAACAAATGGACCATGGTGGCTCCCCTCCGAGAAGGGGTCAGCAACGCCGCAGTGGTGAGTGCCAAGCTCAAGCTGTTTGCTTTTGGGGGTACCAGCGTCAGTCATGACAAGCTCCCCAAAGTTCAGTGTTATGATCAGTGTGAGAACAGGTGGACGGTCCCGGCCACCTGTCCCCAGCCCTGGCGTTACACGGCGGCAGCTGTGCTGGGTAACCAGATTTTTATTATGGGGGGAGACACCGAGTTCTCCGCCTGCTCTGCGTATAAATTCAACAGCGAGACTTACCAGTGGACCAAGGTGGGAGATGTGACGGCAAAGCGCATGAGCTGCCATGCCGTGGCCTCCGGAAACAAACTCTACGTGGTTGGAGGGTACTTTGGCATTCAGCGATGCAAAACTCTGGACTGCTACGACCCAACGTTGGATGCGTGGAACAGCATCACCACAGTCCCGTATTCACTGATCCCTACTGCATTTGTCAGCACCTGGAAACATCTGCCTTCTTAAATGCCTTGCATCCTGGAGAGAGTGAGCATGAGGTAAGTCAGCTTAGCTGTAAGTATCTGTATAGTTGAGTAAGCTGTGTAAGCTCGTATGTGGAATAAGACAGGCTCCATATAGCCCATCCTGTAGAGGGACCACACAAACTATACCAATAAAAGCACTTGCACCCCAAAGCTTAAACACTTTTGTTGACCACAGCTGCAACCCCCCCAGATCATcagccagtggttctcagcctcTACTGAGCCTCAGAATCTCCCAAGGAGCTTGCCAAAATCTGCCCACCCCAGAGCCTAGGTTTGTTGGGTCTGGATGGGTCCCAGGCATTAGCATTTTTAGAAAGTTCTTCAGTGATTCTAATTACGACCTGGTTGGGAACCCTGACCTATGTTAATAATGCCAGCTGATGTCTTCTGAGCCCTCCCCATTTGCTGGCTGTTGGGCTGTGTGTTTCACATGGATCTTTTCATTTGGTCCCTACAACAACCCTGTGGGGCATTATTACAGGAGCACTTTATAGATGAAAACACCTGATGTACACAGGGGTTAAGTAAGTTGCCTGAGGTCATAGGGCTTAGCAGGTGGAAAGGTTGGTCAAGACCTCcgcccaggcagtctggcttcaGAGCGTAAGCACTTCAGCTCATGCCGAATGGACACTTAGTACACTTCACATTGGTATCACCCCAGGAGATAATTGTTGATATTTAGATTGAGCTTCCTTAAACCCTTTTAGGAATAAAGTAGGGTTTCAAAAATCGAATGCTAAAAATTATTCCCAGTGTGTTCTGTCCAAAATTATTTATTAGCTTATTTAAAATGTCCACCCGCCCCCCATCCCCAAACTGCCCCCTATAGGGCATTCACTAACTTTTGTGAAATCTGGGTCTGTCCTTGGAAACAGTTGCACCTGCATTGTATAAGCTTGTCTGATGCATGGACACAGAGCCATCCAAACCGCC
The sequence above is a segment of the Cervus elaphus chromosome 25, mCerEla1.1, whole genome shotgun sequence genome. Coding sequences within it:
- the ENC1 gene encoding ectoderm-neural cortex protein 1, giving the protein MSVSVHENRKSRASSGSINIYLFHKSSYADSVLTHLNLLRQQRLFTDVLLHAGNRTFPCHRAVLAACSRYFEAMFSGGLKESQDSEVNFDNSIHPEVLELLLDYAYSSRVIINEENAESLLEAGDMLEFQDIRDACAEFLEKNLHPTNCLGMLLLSDAHQCTKLYELSWRMCLSNFQTIRKNEDFLQLPQDMVVQLLSSEELETEDERLVYESAINWISYDLKKRYCYLPELLQTVRLALLPAIYLMENVAMEELITKQRKSKEIVEEAIRCKLKILQNDGVVTSLCARPRKTGHALFLLGGQTFMCDKLYLVDQKAKEIIPKADIPSPRKEFSACAIGCKVYITGGRGSENGVSKDVWVYDTLHEEWSKAAPMLVARFGHGSAELKHCLYVVGGHTAATGCLPASPSVSLKQVEHYDPTTNKWTMVAPLREGVSNAAVVSAKLKLFAFGGTSVSHDKLPKVQCYDQCENRWTVPATCPQPWRYTAAAVLGNQIFIMGGDTEFSACSAYKFNSETYQWTKVGDVTAKRMSCHAVASGNKLYVVGGYFGIQRCKTLDCYDPTLDAWNSITTVPYSLIPTAFVSTWKHLPS